The nucleotide window ATTTCAGTTTTTTGTAAAgcattggtgaaattttcagttgcaaatACCGATCACCACAGTATTATAGGGCTGGCGACTAGcattaatttttccagaaattttCATCGCCAGCCGAGAATTGTGGTCGCCAATGCGACCATGGCGACCGTAATTAAAAAGGGTTGGTCGGGAACGGAGTTTTCACTGTTGTGGTGGTGGTGAATATGGTTAAAGTGGGTTGAAAATATGATCCAAGGGTCTCGACTGGATTTCATAGAATTTAATATATCCGAAATTATGTGTGAAAActataacaaaacataacagtGACACAATATTCAATAAACTTTACAAATATGTATCCATGTGGTACAAACATACGTGCAGTGACGTCTAATTATGGCACTATTAAGAAACGTACAAAAGATTCTACCACACATTCGTTGTCCAATAGGATTAAAATTTACCTAcatacagaaaacaaaataatcataatcGTACTGTACCTCCTTGAGCTCCCTATACCACGCTATTAAAAATACCCGTAGCCTTCATTAAAATGAATGCAATAATTGCCACGCCATATGGCGGATGGCCTTGAGGGCGAgagtatgacactgtgatgtaCGGGTACAGTAAGTATGAGCAGAGTGCCCGAATAATAACCACGAACAGCAGAACAATACACGAACTGCATTCCTGAACTGCGGATAACAATTCCACAGTCTACACTAATGCTGGGGCCACTCTGTAGTCATTTCACTCTTGAAAGCACTCTTAgaactgacagtatgaacagttctgaACCTTCATCTTATATGAACAGGATTTATATACTGTCCCCTACTAACTACATAATTTTTCTCCAATGCAGTGATTATGCTCAAAGCATGGAATTTTGTGGAAACCACTGACATATAGTCAATATGAAAAGTCTTAAGTAGATCTATGTAGTTTCATCCCGAGAGAAGTTAGTAGAgggtcaaggggggggggggttgatttcAATGAAACTCTGTGTCCCAAAGGTTCTTCTCTTTTCCTTGAATTGAAACAGTTACTACAATGATAATGCCTTACACAGTTCTCTACCTAAAATGATTTTTCGTTTTCCATTCTATAGACACCAATACAAAGGTCAGGAAGCAAGCTTGAAGTTCTCCCCCCTGAAGGTAATTGATTGTAATAATTTGAACTATATTTGTTCAAACATGACAGTGGGTCTACTTATACTTCTGCAACATCTGCCTTTGACCTACATCATACTTTAACAATCTCTGTGAGGTTCTCCTGATGATGTTTCCAGGAGATGGATCCCCGAGTTCTGACCGCTTTACCTTCCTTTTCTCAAGATTATAAAGTATTTAAAACACAGTTATCACTTGAATGGCTATAGGTATATCACAAAAGGTAGGAAGTCTTCATTGACAACAGCTGCTATAGTAATTTACTATTAAAAGCTCTTCTATAAACTTGgactaaatatgataaatataacTAAACTATGTCACTGATACAGATTCATTTCTACCCAGGTGTCTTTTCTTGTCACTGACATGTAATTTTGTATAGTTTGTGTCCagttcaaaatatcaaaatagttTGGTGATTTAGAAttctaaaaaaaagaaaaatactttGTGAAGTTTTTGATGAAAGATAAAATCCTTGACATGTATAGATGATCTGTAACTTCAGAAAAgaattgacatatttcattgtaTGTGTGAGTACCATTGTAAGGGGACTCTAAGTCTATTAATACTCTGATCAACAGTGCAAACCATCATTTACTCCGAGTTGAGTCCCCGTGAAACACATAGTGCGGGATCTGATGGGAGACGATCACATTCCGAGCTATTGGGGTCCAAGACGCCCCCTTTCCAAAGAAGTTCTAGTGAAGGGCGTCTAACTTCTAATCAGGGAGATCCATTAGTTAGGAAACAAGTTGTATTGCCTACAGTGAAGCGAGACTATGAGAGGTGGGTTTGAGTTTGCTAGTACTGGTCTTAGCATCAGCTACAAagatttgtcattttgtactaGGGATTAACACTGTGTTTTGAATATGCAGGTACATAATTTGAAATTCTTGACAATTCGCTGTGTTCAAATGCAGGTGATTATGACTATCTAGTTGAAATTACAATTTCCCTCTTTTCTGACATCTGTTCTCAGGCATGGCACTCCAATAGGCAAGGCTCATGTTATGACTCCTGCAGATGTAACAGACTATAATAACAGTGCAATTGGTACTGATTCCAACAGCTCATACAGTGAAGAAACAGACCAGACATTAGATGGCTTGCAAGGAGCTGTCGGTGGTggacagaggtcaaaggtcgagaTTGAGATGGAGAGTTTGATCAACAGACTGAAAATAGATGACTCATCGAGATTCAAAGAGAGAGACAGTAAGACCGATTGTAACAATGTTGATACATGAATTTTTCTTGCTTTGTTTCGATatatttttgtgtaaaatatgaaaagttttgaCTTCTCCTGTATGTCATATTTGCTGGGTTGTTTGAAAGTAAGCTTCATTTGATAGGTATATATGTAAGAACCTTAAAATGAAATACAAGTTTGGAATCAAAATCAACATTAAATCAGCATCATATCTGCCAGCAGCTTTCAAGACATTTGTGGAcaaattcaatttatttcaGAGGATTTAAAGACTCATACTCCGGTGTTAAATCGTTCTCCTGAAGACCCTTACTACCTCAGTCACACACCTTCGACCCAACCCTCGACGGAAACACTCCCATCAGCCACCACCAGTGAGGGCAGTATTCAAGGTACATCATCTGGTATCTCGGCAGGAGATAATGATGTCGGGGCCAAGGAGGAATTGTCTTCAAGCTcagaggaggaggaagatgaAGAAGATACAGAGGAAGAGAAGGCC belongs to Apostichopus japonicus isolate 1M-3 chromosome 4, ASM3797524v1, whole genome shotgun sequence and includes:
- the LOC139966900 gene encoding uncharacterized protein, which gives rise to MSSRPNSRNKGGTHTPIQRSGSKLEVLPPEVQTIIYSELSPRETHSAGSDGRRSHSELLGSKTPPFQRSSSEGRLTSNQGDPLVRKQVVLPTVKRDYERHGTPIGKAHVMTPADVTDYNNSAIGTDSNSSYSEETDQTLDGLQGAVGGGQRSKVEIEMESLINRLKIDDSSRFKERDKDLKTHTPVLNRSPEDPYYLSHTPSTQPSTETLPSATTSEGSIQGTSSGISAGDNDVGAKEELSSSSEEEEDEEDTEEEKAPFELIGEFLESVMDADYEAADKLCKMILLYEPDNKECKQFQPLIEEMLKREREEELWGSDDDSDDSDEDDDDDDESDDSEGDSDEETESSSEESSDESSSEADEEEGQR